Sequence from the Ooceraea biroi isolate clonal line C1 chromosome 2, Obir_v5.4, whole genome shotgun sequence genome:
TAGAATATCTTGCTGATAAAAGAGTTATATAGACACTTGCACTTTCTGAGGTCGGCAAATCGGTAAAAAcctttgcaataaaataataattattcagatcaagcaaaagagagagagagagacggaaaaaAAGACGTGTAACAGACGTAAATCGATCTGTATTACAATCATCATCGTGTGAAGCGTATACTCGGTTACAAAACATGTCCAAAATGACTTGTTACTGTCTTACCATTTGTGACGCGGATTTTTGGTACTTTTCTACATCTAAATGAGTCTCAACAACATCGCAAAATGTATGTCGTGACTGAATACTTTGTCGATCAACAAaagaacttttattttatttgctacATATGTACGCGGCCATTTATATAGAAATGACTGCACTGATAGGACCAGGAGCGCTGATAATAGGATACTTGAAACATATCTGTGGAATGTTTAAAATTGCTAggtaatagaataaataaagaaatatatatataataattgtgattgtgagggacaaaatcattttttctGTCTAGAATGAAACTTATGgcaaacaaattatttatagttacCGTATCGAGCATGCAATGTCAATTAACATGTTTGACAGGATTTATCTACGTGATAAAGCAGAGATtcataaggaaataattcgTGCTGTAGACATTCACTGTAAAGCTATGGAGTcagtatttcttatttatctaatatttaatatgtatattacattgaAAAAAGGTATTTTCGTTTTGAAGGTTCGCCAACTTTCTTATATCCAATTTTCAAGACACATTCGTCATGTCACAATTGTTTAACGTACTTTGTTTGAGCCTGAATCTTTATTGTGTAAGTTAgtttatgtttttaatatatttgtaataaacaagtgGACAATCACATTATCTGAAATTGTATActataaagagagaaataattattgaatttatttcgatTGTGATTTCTAtctctgaaataataaaattttaaaaaaagaatatttgaaaaatatctataaaaaagGGAATTATCTAAAATacgaaatatctcttttatacATTCTGCTTTTTGTGTATTgttgtaatatgtaatatattttaacaatgagtgagtaaaataatttcaaatgtatttaaaaaattaaataatgttgaAGGTTTTCCAAGCTGATTCGTTTAAAGACAATGTGGACGAATTTTTATACACTTTATGCTTGCAAATGGTATTTTTGTGTACTCGTTTGTAGCCAACTATGCCGGACAAGAAATTATTGAtcactataattatatattttccgctGCGTAAGGAACTTCGCTATGTTATTAATTGATTGCTGTGTTATTAATAAGCTAATACtaatattactaatattaataGGCTAATACTAATCCTAGCTCaaataaaagtaatgataatTGTTTACATTAAGGAACACCTCGCAAACAATGAACTTGAcctttacatatattataatataacataaggTTCTGCCCTCTCCCTGCACTCTTACTATACAAAAACCTAGCTTACCACAACCCTAACCTCTAACCGAACCTTCTCGTTCTGCGAGAACAGTGGAAAACGTATGCAAatctattaaacttctttgttaataattttttaataaatgactgccagctaaaaccttttgaaagTCACTCAGAAGGGTGACCTCCATAATATTCGTCAAGATCAGAGTCATCGGCGAAGTATCCtctaatgtaaataattaccaaagtaaaataagtagaaataaTTAGATGATACAATTGTAATATTAGTGATATACAGAGTGTCTCTAGAAAAAAAAGTCAATATTTTGAAACATGATGGTATCGCTAATCTTAAGCAAAAAATGATCATATAGATGCAATTCCGAACGATTTCCAAACCACAGTGCTGTTTGAATGTACAATCGCAAAATTACTAAGAAGAAAGAGATACGTACtgtttctaatatttattattcaagtaTGATACATTTTCTAcagtttatattaaataattccacCATCAACATCAAAGCATTTTTTAACTCTTGTGAGAACACGGTGTGAACAGAAGCCGTACACATACAAGATCTGCATACACTTGGGAAGAAAGACTgctgcaattttaataatatttctacaaTGTAATTCACTACAGTCACACAGTAAATGCTTCATACAGACTCACGTGCTTCACACAATGACGCagtgataaattataatatttcggaaaccgTTTAGAATAGAACGCatgtttaataaacatttttgctAAAAACAATCGATACCATCAATTCCTAGAATACTGGTTTTTCCTCTTGAGATACCCTGTAGATGTAATCACTATGTACAGTATGTATGTATCTtacaaatttgttaataacatCTTACAATTAGAGCATCTCTGATGACCGATTTATTGACTAAGCTTCACTTCGTAGATACAACATTGAGTGGTATCTAGCGCCCATAAACATACAAAAGTTGATACTGTTTCTGCTGCAAAGAAGAAGCAAACCTTTCagtcttaaaatattaatttttgttccaTCCATGGAATGCTTCGCATCGGTAaagattgtattttatattaatatacgcgTATACAGTATGTGGCACATGATCTGTTTAAAAAGTTCCGATACTGATTTTTCCTGAATGAAGTAGCGCCATATTTCGGAAACCTACTTTTAGTACTAATATTcaactatttataaaatttctttcacgTCGTGATCGGCAGTACGTTTTGTTTGTTTGAGTGCTGGAGTGATATAAGCGTTTTCGTGAAGATAGAGAATCGTTAGAAAACGATCCAAGATCGTTGTTCCTCCTTTGACGGAGATGGCttgatttattatgaatttgtTTCTGCCGGCACCACAGACACTGTCAAGTATTACCTACAGGTCGATCGTTTTTTGGTATGAATCAGAGATGCATTCATCCGAGGCTATGAATGGAATTTTTTGGCAGCACGACAACACATCTACATAGTCTGCTGCAATCGTAGCCCAATTTCTAGTCCGTAAAAAGGTGCCAGTGCTTGAACAACCGCTGTATTCGCCAGAtttgacaaatttttttattccctAAATAAAAACGCAAAAGAGAGAACGGTTTGATAATATCCATGATATCCAAGTTAACGTGAAGAGGGAATTGGAGGATATCTCAAAGGAGGACTATTTGTAAAAGCTTCCAGTGATTGAAAGAATGTTCGCAAAATTGCATTGACATCCGGGAGACTATGTTGaacattgtaataaattaataaaatttatatatcttgATTTCTCGACTTTTAATGAAGTCAGTCTCGGAACTTTTTAGACAGACAATGCATTCTTGGAACGAACAATtcaaaaatgtcatcttattgCAGCTATCCATCACGTCGATATCTTACTTCACTGTCATGTGTTCTATATAACAGTGATTCAAGAATCTGTAATTAGGTTAATATCCTTAAAgtgtagaaaaatttatcagaGTGCAAACTATACGATCAATAATTGAAATCATATTTGTCAATCTTGATATTGAAGAAACAGGCTGTTGCGATATCCTTTATTCTGATACGTCTATactaagaattaattttactcgTGTGCACAAGACTTGGCGTGTATGCATtcgaacaatttataataatattcttaaactcatatgaaattattatttattatattgtatgtaaCGCAATTTTGCAAAGATCATCTATGTTTGTTACTATGTGTTGCAGagttttttatgaaattcaaataaacaactttatattttttgcgaGGATATTCTTTTCAGTTGTGACTTGGGGCTCTCAATCAATCGCTTATTCCGCAATCAACTAATCTCTTGAAGTTCCGGTCATTATGAATTACTTTTCATTCTAAAAATTGAGATTTCGCCGAGTCAAGTTATACAAGAGTTCCAGAAAGAGATCAAGAAATACTACGAGGGAACAAAGGAGTGTAGTGTCACAAAATTATGTATTCACCGGGTGTAAAGTGCACTTGTAAAGGCGTGCGGACCTTGCAAATTGGGCGGAAATATTTTAGCAGTGAAATATTTAAGTCACCTTACATGATGCGGTAGCTGTTATTGGAGATAACGCACGACACATGAGATTAATATACCAGTTATGTATTATGTTGCCACTTGGGATATGTTTTGCAACTGAGAATTTATACTACGCTTCACACGACGATGATTGTAATACAGATCGATTAATTCTTATTGTACAAGAGGCTGAGTTGAAAGTTGGCAAACCTTCGAAAAGAGATACCTTTTTTtcaatgtaatatacatattaaatattagataacTAAGAAATACTGACTCCATAGCTTTACAGTGAATGTCCACAGCACGCATTATCTCCTTATGAATCTCCGCTTCATCACGTAGATAAATCTTGTCAAACATGTTAATTGACATTGCATGCTCGATACGgtaactataaataatttttttgccaTAAGTTTCATTCTAGACagaaaaaatgattttgtccctcacaatcacaattattatatatatatttctttattcattcttttacCTAGCAATTTTAAACATTCCACAAACATGTTTCAAGTATCCTATTATCAGCATTCCTGGTCCTATCAGTGCAGTCATTTCTACATAACTGGCCGCGTACATATGTagcacaataaaataaaagttcttTTGTTGATCGACAAAGTATTCAGTCATGACATACATGGTGCGACGTTGTTGAGATTCATTTAGATGTAGAAAAGTACCAAACATCCTCTTCAAAAATGGTAGAAAAGAAAGACCAATTAGACTGCACATGACAAGCACTAAAGACATTAAAAAgaataactatataataagGTTAATGTTTCGAAATtgattttcattatatataatttttgaatttttcatcttttaattttaattttttctttaattctcATGCCGTTTTTTAGTTTTGGAAATTAGATATAATGTTCTCGCAGAATAGTTTGCATTGTCTGGCTTTTTACATATTGTATctaaattttctatatatttaagAAGAggttatatgtaaatatgacaaatatctaaataaatatgataacgTGAAAATCGCATAAAGAATAcaacaaatgttttaaaatattttaaatatcttaaaggataattaaagaacaattaaatatcttaaagGTGTGATTGACTGTCAACTCAAACAGAGTCAAACTTAATTAGTcttattattttcacaatacCAAAATGCAAGTCATATATGAGAACATTCATGTCATAATTACTTCAGCGTTTTGCTAAAACTGTGGCGAATATAttatgtgtaaaaatattcaattaaattaaagtgaattttaaaaaagtgaaCTTTAATcgcaattacaaaataatacaattaattttatagtgcAACTCAACCAATATTAGCTTACATATAAGTACAGTTGTATAACGTTTCGCATTATTcctatacttttttattatagcgATTTCATTCTGATCTTTTAGCTCGTTGCACATGTGCTGCAGTTTTTCCAATAAACATCTCACCTATCGGATTAACAAACTATTATGCCACTTTATATCATAAAGTTTGCGAAGATTGTTGTACACAAAAATTTACTTGACATACAAATGATTGTTTTGATTAACTTGCTGGAGGACTTACAGTATAAGCATTAACCCAGAACGAATTATGTGTAACTATGCATATCATAAAAAAGCATACTATTGAGAAGACCTTAATAATGAAGTCAAACGTACAATTTGTAGTTAACAGAGGTGTAAGCTGCAAGTAATGTACATAAATTTGTCAGAAAATGTCATTAAGAAAATTGATGTGGAAAtcgtagaaattattataccggagcagaataaaaataaatgtctttcgatatatatctataatttttatttaaatgtgtgCTTATTCaagtatattttacatgacATACTctttatactattatattacgttttgtaattataataaattgagaaaagagttgaatattaaaaaagaaagagaaaataatccCCAATTTTTTCGTGTTATACGGTAATATCAcactttatattgttattttatttaaaat
This genomic interval carries:
- the LOC113561460 gene encoding uncharacterized protein LOC113561460, translating into MYAAIYIEMTALIGPGALIIGYLKHICGMFKIASYRIEHAMSINMFDRIYLRDKAEIHKEIIRAVDIHCKAMEFANFLISNFQDTFVMSQLFNVLCLSLNLYCVFQADSFKDNVDEFLYTLCLQMVFLCTRL